The Bacillota bacterium genome includes a window with the following:
- a CDS encoding L-ribulose-5-phosphate 4-epimerase, with protein MQELKERVWQANVELPRQGLVKYTWGNVSGIDRELGLVVIKPSGVPYAQLTSADMVVVSLDGQVVEGELNPSSDTPTHLELYKALPALGAVVHTHSTWATVWAQAGRAIPCLGTTHADYFYGSVPCTRGMTRSEVEGDYETNTGRVIVETLAGSDPSSVPGVLVAGHGPFAWGADPQEAVHNGVVLEEIAKLALFTQLLNPEVASLSDYLLDKHFLRKHGADAYYGQK; from the coding sequence TTGCAGGAACTGAAGGAAAGGGTATGGCAGGCGAATGTGGAGCTTCCCCGCCAGGGGTTGGTCAAATACACCTGGGGAAATGTCAGCGGCATCGACCGGGAATTGGGATTGGTGGTAATTAAGCCCAGTGGAGTTCCCTATGCCCAATTGACCAGCGCTGATATGGTGGTTGTGAGCCTCGATGGGCAAGTGGTAGAAGGGGAGCTTAATCCCTCATCGGATACCCCTACGCACCTGGAGCTGTACAAAGCCCTGCCCGCTCTGGGGGCAGTGGTGCATACCCATTCCACCTGGGCTACGGTCTGGGCCCAAGCAGGAAGGGCGATTCCTTGTTTGGGCACCACCCATGCTGACTATTTCTATGGCTCGGTGCCCTGCACCCGGGGGATGACCCGCTCCGAGGTGGAAGGGGACTATGAGACCAATACTGGGAGGGTGATTGTGGAGACCTTGGCAGGATCCGATCCCAGTTCCGTGCCTGGTGTGCTGGTGGCCGGTCACGGGCCCTTTGCCTGGGGCGCTGATCCACAGGAGGCGGTACACAACGGGGTTGTCCTGGAGGAAATAGCCAAGTTGGCGTTGTTTACGCAGCTGCTTAATCCCGAGGTTGCCAGCCTAAGTGACTATCTCCTTGATAAGCACTTTCTGCGCAAGCATGGTGCCGACGCCTACTATGGACAGAAATAG